Proteins encoded within one genomic window of Bermanella sp. WJH001:
- a CDS encoding YraN family protein encodes MWRPIQAFNKRAKGDAYEKVARHYLQKHGLKFIAQNVNFKGGEIDLIMEDGAQLVFIEVRFRQNKQFGGAAASVAHKKQQRIILAAQLYLQKHFGNNPPSCRFDVVAIDGEENHSQLNWLKNAFA; translated from the coding sequence ATGTGGAGACCCATTCAGGCATTTAATAAACGCGCTAAAGGTGATGCCTACGAGAAAGTCGCTCGCCATTATTTGCAAAAGCACGGCCTAAAATTTATCGCCCAAAATGTGAACTTTAAAGGGGGCGAAATAGACTTAATTATGGAAGATGGCGCACAATTGGTTTTTATCGAGGTGCGCTTTAGACAGAACAAACAATTTGGAGGCGCTGCCGCCAGTGTTGCTCATAAAAAACAGCAGCGCATTATTTTGGCAGCCCAACTGTATTTACAAAAACATTTTGGCAATAATCCACCAAGCTGTCGCTTTGATGTGGTTGCCATCGACGGTGAAGAGAATCACAGCCAGCTAAACTGGCTTAAGAACGCATTCGCCTAA
- a CDS encoding phosphoheptose isomerase — translation MHFQERINQHFQASIETKQQAAEVLAPVIEQASDSMVGALLSGGKILTCGNGGSAGDAQHFSSELLNRFERERPSLPAIALTTDSSTVTSIANDYSYNEIFSKQIRALGNAGDVLLAISTSGNSANVVQAIQAAHDREMRVVALTGRDGGDMASLLLPEDIEIRVPSMVTARIQEVHLLAIHCLCDLIDWQLFGPME, via the coding sequence ATGCATTTTCAAGAACGGATAAACCAACACTTTCAAGCCAGCATTGAAACCAAACAGCAGGCAGCGGAAGTACTTGCCCCAGTCATCGAACAAGCAAGTGATAGTATGGTGGGCGCCCTGTTAAGTGGCGGTAAGATTTTAACCTGCGGCAACGGCGGCAGTGCCGGCGACGCTCAACATTTCTCATCTGAGCTACTAAACCGCTTTGAGCGTGAACGCCCAAGCTTACCTGCCATTGCTCTAACCACAGACAGCTCAACCGTTACCTCTATTGCCAACGATTACAGCTACAACGAAATATTCTCAAAGCAAATACGCGCGTTAGGCAATGCTGGAGATGTTTTGTTAGCCATCTCAACCAGTGGCAACAGTGCAAACGTCGTTCAAGCGATTCAAGCGGCACACGATCGTGAAATGCGAGTAGTGGCGTTGACAGGTCGTGATGGCGGTGACATGGCATCGTTATTACTGCCTGAAGATATTGAAATTCGCGTTCCTTCGATGGTCACTGCTCGTATTCAAGAAGTGCACTTATTAGCAATTCATTGCTTATGCGACCTAATTGATTGGCAGTTATTTGGCCCAATGGAATAG
- a CDS encoding ClpXP protease specificity-enhancing factor, translating into MTPSRPYLMRALFEWVLDNDSTPYVLVDANILGVQVPQEYVNDGQIVLNISPGAVQGLMINNEAVSFNARFAGVSQNVYVPIVAVLAIYAKETGEGMVFGNEAGAPDPNDPQPVKKKEESKPQASKPSGRPSLTVVK; encoded by the coding sequence ATGACACCTAGCCGTCCATATTTGATGCGAGCATTATTTGAGTGGGTTTTAGATAATGATTCCACTCCTTATGTGTTGGTTGATGCCAATATTCTGGGTGTGCAAGTACCTCAAGAATACGTCAATGATGGACAGATCGTGTTGAACATTAGCCCTGGCGCGGTTCAGGGTTTAATGATTAACAATGAGGCGGTGAGCTTTAACGCTCGCTTTGCGGGTGTGTCGCAAAATGTTTATGTCCCTATCGTGGCTGTTTTGGCTATATATGCCAAAGAGACAGGAGAGGGAATGGTGTTTGGTAATGAAGCAGGGGCACCGGATCCAAATGATCCTCAGCCTGTTAAAAAGAAAGAAGAGTCTAAGCCACAGGCAAGTAAGCCAAGTGGTCGACCTTCTTTAACTGTTGTGAAATAA
- the sspA gene encoding stringent starvation protein SspA — protein sequence MGVVAKRSSMTFFSDGNDHYCHRVRIVLAEKGVAVEIHDVDPANPHEDLATLNPYNSVPTLVDRDLVLYEPGIMMEYLDERFPHPPLLPVYPVARAESRLWLYRIQRDWCTLADIILANKDDAAVTKARKELRESLISTSPLFAEKPFFMSDEYSIVDCCTAPLLWRLPVLGIDLPEKQTKDIHAYMERLFERESFQASLSEAEQEMRE from the coding sequence ATGGGTGTAGTGGCTAAGCGCTCTTCCATGACCTTCTTTTCTGATGGTAATGATCATTATTGTCATCGTGTCCGCATTGTATTGGCGGAAAAAGGTGTGGCCGTAGAAATTCACGATGTGGATCCAGCAAATCCCCATGAAGATCTAGCGACATTGAATCCGTACAACAGCGTACCAACTTTAGTAGACCGTGATTTGGTTTTGTATGAGCCAGGCATCATGATGGAATATTTGGATGAGCGTTTTCCGCATCCTCCTTTATTGCCGGTTTACCCTGTTGCTCGTGCTGAGAGTCGTTTATGGTTGTACCGTATTCAGCGCGACTGGTGCACGCTTGCAGATATTATTCTTGCAAACAAAGATGATGCTGCGGTGACTAAAGCACGTAAAGAATTACGTGAAAGCTTGATTAGTACATCACCATTATTTGCTGAAAAGCCATTTTTCATGAGTGATGAATACAGCATTGTTGATTGCTGTACAGCACCGTTATTGTGGCGTTTACCTGTTTTGGGTATTGATTTACCTGAGAAACAAACAAAAGATATTCATGCTTACATGGAGCGCTTATTCGAGCGTGAATCATTCCAAGCAAGTTTATCTGAAGCAGAACAGGAAATGCGTGAATGA
- a CDS encoding cytochrome c1: MKSLIAVIFALLPSFAFAAGGNVHLDDMKVDLEDSASLQRGAKYFANYCMGCHSTKFARYNRVARDLGIPEDAMMENLVFAETKIGNLMEIAMRPEDSKKWFGATPPDLTLVARVRGADWIYTYLRSFYADDSRPYGVNNTVFKDVGMPHVLAGLQGKQVKGCAPVVIGFDPLTGQELKEDSCARTDHEGHPVEVLYLEEEGQLNAAEYDKAVADITNFLVYMAEPMALERKRIGFWVLLFLAILFVPVYYLNREFWRGIH, translated from the coding sequence ATGAAATCGTTAATTGCAGTTATTTTTGCCCTTTTGCCAAGCTTTGCATTTGCTGCTGGTGGTAATGTTCACCTTGATGACATGAAGGTGGATTTAGAAGACAGCGCCTCTTTGCAGCGTGGTGCGAAATACTTCGCTAACTATTGCATGGGTTGTCACAGTACTAAATTTGCTCGTTACAACCGTGTGGCGCGTGATCTAGGTATTCCTGAAGATGCCATGATGGAGAATCTAGTATTCGCCGAAACTAAGATTGGTAATTTGATGGAAATCGCTATGCGTCCAGAAGATTCTAAAAAATGGTTTGGTGCAACGCCTCCAGATTTAACTCTGGTTGCTCGTGTACGTGGTGCAGATTGGATCTACACCTACCTACGTAGTTTCTATGCTGATGATTCTCGCCCTTATGGTGTGAATAACACGGTATTTAAAGACGTTGGTATGCCTCACGTGCTTGCAGGCCTTCAAGGCAAGCAGGTTAAAGGTTGTGCGCCAGTTGTAATCGGCTTTGATCCTCTTACTGGTCAAGAGTTAAAAGAAGATTCTTGTGCTCGTACTGATCATGAAGGACATCCAGTGGAAGTTCTTTATCTTGAAGAAGAAGGTCAGTTGAATGCAGCTGAATATGATAAAGCGGTTGCTGATATTACTAACTTCTTAGTGTACATGGCTGAGCCAATGGCACTAGAGCGTAAGCGTATCGGTTTCTGGGTATTATTATTCTTGGCAATCTTGTTTGTGCCAGTGTATTACCTGAATCGTGAATTCTGGCGTGGTATTCACTAA
- a CDS encoding cytochrome b N-terminal domain-containing protein, translating into MSKLSAFMGWIDHRLPVTATFEKHMSKYYAPKNLNFWYFFGVFSFLMLANQILTGVWLTMSFTPSAEQAFASVEYIMRDVEFGWLIRYMHSTGASFFFIAIYMHMFRGLIYGSYQKPRELIWIFGMFIYLMLMAEAFMGYVLPWGQMSYWGAQVIISLFSAIPVVGDDLVTWIKGDFLISGITLNRFFALHVIALPLVIVALVFMHILALHEVGSNNPDGVDIKKLKDEEGRPLDGVPFHPYYTVHDLVGIVVFLFVFCFVIFFWPEGNGYFLEHANFEQANGLKTPEHIAPVWYFGAFYTILRVVPDKLGGVILMGAAIAILFVLPWLDRSPVKSWRYKGWISRINLVVFGLFFILLTWLGTQPATGLYAKLGLLATIVYFAWFLTLPFISAKEKTKPVPERVTG; encoded by the coding sequence ATGAGCAAATTATCCGCATTCATGGGTTGGATCGATCACCGTTTACCGGTAACGGCCACCTTCGAAAAGCATATGTCAAAATATTATGCGCCTAAGAACCTGAACTTCTGGTACTTCTTTGGTGTGTTTTCTTTCTTGATGCTAGCAAACCAAATTCTAACAGGTGTTTGGTTGACTATGTCGTTCACGCCATCAGCTGAGCAAGCGTTTGCCTCTGTAGAATACATCATGCGTGATGTTGAATTTGGCTGGTTGATTCGTTACATGCACTCAACCGGTGCTTCTTTCTTCTTCATCGCAATTTACATGCACATGTTCCGCGGTTTGATTTACGGCTCTTATCAGAAGCCTCGTGAATTAATCTGGATCTTTGGTATGTTCATTTACCTTATGTTAATGGCAGAAGCCTTCATGGGCTATGTATTGCCATGGGGTCAAATGTCTTACTGGGGTGCACAGGTAATCATCTCTCTATTCAGTGCGATTCCTGTTGTAGGTGATGACTTGGTAACGTGGATTAAAGGTGACTTCCTAATTTCTGGTATTACCCTTAACCGTTTCTTTGCATTGCACGTTATTGCATTGCCGCTAGTGATTGTTGCATTAGTATTTATGCACATTCTTGCGCTACACGAAGTGGGCTCTAATAACCCAGATGGCGTAGACATCAAAAAACTTAAAGATGAAGAAGGTCGTCCTTTAGATGGCGTGCCTTTCCACCCTTATTACACAGTGCATGACTTAGTAGGTATCGTTGTATTCCTATTTGTATTCTGTTTTGTGATTTTCTTCTGGCCAGAAGGTAATGGTTATTTCCTTGAGCATGCTAACTTTGAGCAAGCCAATGGTCTGAAAACTCCAGAACACATTGCCCCTGTATGGTATTTCGGTGCGTTCTACACAATCTTACGTGTGGTGCCGGATAAATTAGGTGGTGTAATTCTGATGGGTGCAGCGATTGCGATTCTGTTTGTATTACCTTGGTTAGATCGTAGCCCGGTTAAATCATGGCGCTATAAAGGCTGGATTAGCCGTATTAATCTAGTGGTATTTGGCTTGTTCTTCATCTTGTTGACTTGGTTAGGTACTCAGCCTGCGACTGGTCTTTATGCAAAACTGGGCCTGTTAGCCACAATTGTTTATTTTGCATGGTTCCTTACCTTGCCATTTATTTCGGCTAAGGAAAAAACCAAACCAGTACCAGAGAGGGTGACAGGCTAA
- the petA gene encoding ubiquinol-cytochrome c reductase iron-sulfur subunit, with amino-acid sequence MSNDGVNTGRRRFLIATTAVGGGIGAVGVAVPFVKSWNPSEKAKAAGAPAKADVGKIEPGAMIVVEWRGKPVYLYRRTDESVGLLETISDELKDPDNADEGQQPAYAKNVQRSRKPEIAVIEGVCTHLGCAPKYIPEVVPQPFQDNWVGGFFCPCHGSRFDLAGRVYKGSPAGKNLKVPPYSYVDENTILIGVDEENS; translated from the coding sequence ATGAGCAATGATGGCGTAAATACAGGCCGACGCCGCTTCCTCATCGCAACAACCGCGGTGGGTGGTGGTATTGGTGCTGTTGGCGTAGCTGTGCCTTTTGTTAAATCTTGGAATCCAAGTGAAAAGGCGAAAGCTGCCGGTGCACCTGCTAAAGCAGATGTGGGTAAAATTGAACCAGGCGCGATGATTGTAGTGGAATGGCGCGGTAAGCCAGTTTACTTATATCGCCGTACTGATGAGTCTGTTGGATTATTAGAGACGATTAGCGACGAGCTAAAAGACCCAGATAATGCTGACGAAGGCCAACAGCCTGCTTATGCTAAGAACGTTCAGCGTTCACGTAAGCCTGAAATCGCTGTTATTGAGGGTGTGTGTACTCACCTTGGTTGTGCGCCTAAGTATATTCCTGAAGTTGTGCCTCAGCCTTTCCAAGATAATTGGGTGGGTGGTTTCTTCTGTCCTTGTCACGGCTCTCGCTTTGACTTGGCTGGTCGTGTTTATAAAGGCTCTCCAGCAGGTAAGAACTTGAAAGTACCACCTTATTCTTACGTGGATGAGAACACCATTTTAATTGGTGTGGATGAGGAGAATTCATAA
- the rpsI gene encoding 30S ribosomal protein S9 — MAATQYYGTGRRKSSSARVFLRPGTGQIVINKRPVDEYFGRETSRMVVRQPLVLTENTEKFDLYVTVKGGGASGQAGAIRHGITRALMEFDETLRPSLRAAGYVTRDDREVERKKVGLRKARKKPQFSKR; from the coding sequence ATGGCTGCAACTCAATATTATGGCACTGGCCGTCGTAAATCTTCCAGCGCACGCGTTTTCTTGCGTCCTGGTACTGGCCAAATCGTTATCAACAAGCGTCCTGTTGACGAATACTTCGGTCGTGAAACTTCACGCATGGTAGTACGTCAGCCGCTAGTGTTAACTGAAAATACCGAAAAATTTGACTTATACGTTACTGTTAAAGGTGGCGGCGCATCTGGTCAAGCGGGTGCAATTCGTCACGGTATCACTCGTGCTCTTATGGAATTTGATGAGACTCTACGTCCTTCTCTACGTGCAGCGGGTTATGTAACTCGTGATGACCGTGAAGTTGAGCGTAAGAAAGTTGGTCTTCGCAAAGCTCGTAAGAAACCTCAATTCTCTAAACGTTAA
- the rplM gene encoding 50S ribosomal protein L13 — MKTYTAKPETVKREWLIVDAEGATLGRLATEIAARLRGKHKPEYTPHVDTGDYIVVINADKVAVTGAKALDKMYYRHTGYPGGLREINFNDLQARKPGRVVELAVKGMLPKNPLGRAMFTKLKVYAGAEHPHAAQQPKELKV; from the coding sequence ATGAAAACATATACTGCAAAACCTGAAACTGTAAAACGCGAGTGGTTGATTGTTGACGCTGAAGGCGCAACATTAGGTCGTCTAGCGACTGAAATCGCTGCTCGTCTACGTGGCAAGCATAAGCCTGAATACACACCTCACGTTGATACTGGCGATTACATCGTTGTTATCAATGCTGATAAAGTAGCGGTAACTGGTGCGAAAGCTCTAGATAAAATGTATTACCGTCATACTGGTTATCCAGGTGGTTTACGTGAAATTAACTTCAATGACCTACAAGCGCGTAAGCCTGGTCGTGTGGTTGAGCTTGCTGTTAAAGGCATGCTTCCTAAGAACCCTCTTGGTCGTGCAATGTTCACAAAACTGAAAGTGTATGCGGGTGCTGAGCATCCACATGCTGCACAACAACCAAAAGAATTGAAGGTTTAA
- a CDS encoding S8 family serine peptidase — MFSHGSNYLWSFGRHSIFILLSSMLVACGSDSVEPEPRVIKVDDIVTSLQEDDLLVSSVNQNLGSDVLYYVSGLPQNGTLELQVTGEFEYSPNQDFYGVDSFYFNAQSEGLSSNIGKVEINVSPVNDAPTSKDVTLITYGLSPVSIELTGLDVDGDTLQYSLASDSLYGDVTLSESGLFSYTPSAVFTGQDTVKYRVSDGQLISESVIDINVTESAVRFTSVVSELTIQQRSIQTYGVDIENLSSEGKFVALSSSPSWASASFSEEIPGNDSKTVSFSIDAANLDLGYYSGMFQVMDYSTNTNIYHHLALNVVQDFTPPAEINDLSVTPGVLFDEARLAWTSISDNQREEIPADIYEIRYFNESITDDNWALATPLDGVPAPALPGTEEEFLVSGLNAEQEYFFAVKSQDLTGNKSDISNVASFTTPSAPLPELAPESASISLSEGQSERLEVVLRNNGATPLEYSARVALPQTDSSLSLSQLKVYKEQKINMPLFHAVDIAASNNIIIKKKSSNTSSLVVGNAIHKHGLKIKKRFDKLNMDVLSISGKTQKEIATLLNELNSLPEVLYAEPDYLVSIDSIPNDASFTQQWAVNNEQQTGGVFDADIDAVEAWGRTTDGSNVVVAVIDTGVNYNHSDLANNIWTNTDEIPGNGIDDDANGFIDDVHGYDFVNNDGDPMDDNDHGTHCAGIIGAEGDNGIGIAGTVHTAQIMAVKFLSASGGGQASDAIESILYAVDNGANILNNSWGGGGFSQGILDAIEYANQRDVLFVAAAGNSSVNTDNSPNYPSGYDTQNMLAVASTTHADALSNFSNYGVTTVDLGAPGSDILSTVSNGGYDSFSGTSMATPYVAGAAVMIRSNYPSLSAIEVKQILMDTVDLVPSLNGKTVTGGRLNLDSAMLRADELSYSFVVVDDNATGIVPPEGEVVVPVVIDAFGQIPDNYNVQINFDVNNPVTPQLSFDLNIEVLPDEQAPNAINDLSVSESSSTNVLLSWTNTGDDGLVGRASEVQIAYSQEPITIENWDAAIKISGITPNLSGETQEAVVTGLFPNTTYYFAARVIDNSAQISDLSNTLSVLTAMGPILSVAPQSIDVVTLLPDETSLINLLIGNAGDERLEYRAELVSAASAPVVAKLNAKGLDLSESISKGQVDTRQGEVVINGTGGPDAYGYTWSDSNEGVAYVWQDIVNTGTSFTLSDDNVVGPYNLGFEFEFYGESYNQIWVSSNGFVSFGAIDHGCCSGQPIPSADGFNNIIAWAWDDLYPTAGYTAHYLSTSEQFIVQFTNYGEFGDSGSITAQVILSKNGRIRLQYQSINNNFDISRLSIGIENANGTDGLQVAFNSPYIENELAIEFSQSLDWVSLSQPTSGIDAGFEEALEIVFDSTDQVFGTYEAELHILSNDGSQPEVVIPLRMDVVEPL, encoded by the coding sequence ATGTTTTCACATGGAAGTAATTATTTATGGTCTTTTGGCCGTCATTCTATCTTCATATTATTATCGTCCATGCTTGTTGCTTGTGGATCTGATTCTGTAGAGCCAGAACCTAGGGTTATAAAAGTTGATGATATCGTTACCAGCTTGCAAGAAGATGATCTTCTTGTCTCTTCCGTGAATCAAAACCTTGGATCAGATGTTCTTTATTACGTTTCAGGGTTACCTCAGAACGGCACGCTTGAATTACAAGTTACAGGTGAATTTGAATACTCTCCTAATCAAGACTTTTATGGGGTTGATAGTTTTTATTTTAATGCCCAATCGGAAGGACTTTCGTCAAATATCGGAAAAGTAGAGATAAATGTTTCTCCGGTAAATGATGCACCCACTTCAAAAGATGTAACTTTAATTACCTACGGATTATCTCCTGTAAGTATTGAACTTACTGGCTTGGACGTAGACGGTGATACTTTGCAGTATTCACTTGCAAGTGATTCATTGTATGGAGATGTTACATTAAGTGAGTCAGGATTATTTAGTTATACACCTTCTGCTGTTTTCACTGGACAAGACACTGTTAAGTATCGTGTTTCGGATGGGCAGCTTATTTCTGAGTCCGTAATTGATATTAATGTAACAGAATCTGCCGTTCGCTTTACCAGTGTTGTATCTGAGCTGACTATTCAACAGCGTTCAATTCAGACGTACGGTGTCGATATAGAAAACCTTTCCAGTGAAGGTAAGTTTGTAGCGCTTAGTTCATCGCCTTCCTGGGCTTCAGCTTCTTTTAGTGAGGAAATTCCTGGTAATGATTCTAAGACGGTAAGCTTCTCAATCGATGCTGCAAATTTAGACTTGGGTTATTACAGCGGTATGTTCCAGGTAATGGATTATTCGACCAATACCAATATTTATCATCATTTGGCTCTTAATGTTGTTCAGGATTTTACACCGCCAGCTGAAATAAATGACCTGTCAGTTACACCTGGTGTTCTCTTTGATGAGGCTAGATTGGCATGGACATCTATATCTGATAATCAAAGAGAAGAAATTCCTGCTGATATTTATGAAATTAGGTACTTTAACGAAAGTATTACAGATGATAACTGGGCTTTAGCAACCCCCTTGGATGGAGTCCCTGCGCCAGCGTTACCTGGTACAGAGGAGGAATTTTTAGTTTCTGGTTTGAACGCAGAGCAGGAATACTTCTTTGCTGTGAAGTCCCAAGACTTAACTGGAAATAAAAGTGATATTTCAAACGTTGCAAGTTTTACAACGCCTTCAGCACCTTTGCCTGAATTAGCACCAGAATCTGCATCTATCTCACTCTCTGAAGGGCAGTCTGAGCGCTTGGAAGTGGTTTTACGTAATAACGGAGCGACTCCATTGGAGTACTCGGCCAGAGTGGCCTTGCCTCAAACAGATTCTTCTTTGTCACTATCCCAGCTGAAGGTTTATAAAGAGCAGAAAATCAATATGCCTTTATTTCATGCCGTAGATATAGCTGCCAGTAATAATATTATCATTAAGAAAAAGTCTTCTAATACATCATCATTGGTGGTGGGTAATGCAATTCATAAGCATGGTTTAAAAATCAAAAAGCGTTTCGATAAACTTAATATGGATGTGTTATCTATTAGCGGTAAAACACAGAAAGAAATTGCTACTTTACTTAATGAATTAAATTCACTACCTGAAGTTCTTTACGCTGAACCAGATTACCTTGTGAGCATTGATAGCATTCCAAATGATGCTAGCTTCACTCAGCAGTGGGCAGTCAATAATGAGCAGCAAACCGGAGGTGTGTTTGATGCAGATATTGATGCGGTTGAAGCTTGGGGCCGCACTACAGATGGTTCAAATGTCGTGGTAGCAGTCATTGACACTGGTGTTAACTACAATCATTCCGACTTGGCAAATAATATCTGGACAAATACAGATGAAATTCCAGGTAATGGAATTGATGATGATGCTAATGGTTTTATTGATGATGTTCATGGTTATGACTTTGTGAATAATGATGGTGATCCTATGGATGATAATGATCACGGCACGCATTGCGCGGGAATTATTGGCGCAGAAGGCGATAATGGTATTGGTATTGCTGGTACGGTGCATACTGCTCAAATTATGGCAGTAAAATTCCTAAGTGCTTCAGGTGGTGGCCAAGCATCAGATGCTATCGAATCCATTCTTTATGCTGTTGACAATGGGGCGAATATACTAAATAACTCTTGGGGTGGTGGAGGCTTTTCTCAGGGTATTCTCGACGCTATAGAGTACGCTAATCAACGAGATGTATTGTTTGTTGCAGCGGCAGGTAATAGCTCTGTGAATACAGATAACTCCCCAAATTACCCTTCGGGCTATGACACGCAGAATATGTTGGCGGTGGCTTCTACAACACATGCTGATGCTTTATCGAACTTCTCTAACTATGGAGTTACTACTGTAGATTTAGGTGCGCCAGGGTCGGATATTCTTAGTACGGTATCGAATGGAGGTTACGATTCTTTTTCAGGCACCTCAATGGCTACTCCATATGTTGCTGGTGCTGCAGTTATGATTCGCTCTAATTATCCTAGTTTGAGTGCTATCGAGGTGAAGCAGATATTGATGGATACGGTTGACCTTGTGCCGTCATTGAATGGTAAAACAGTGACGGGTGGGCGGTTGAATTTAGATTCTGCAATGCTAAGAGCGGATGAGTTGAGTTATAGCTTTGTCGTTGTTGATGATAATGCTACAGGAATAGTGCCTCCTGAAGGGGAAGTGGTTGTGCCTGTTGTGATAGATGCATTTGGCCAAATACCTGATAACTACAATGTTCAAATTAATTTTGATGTAAATAACCCAGTAACGCCTCAGCTTTCATTTGATTTGAATATTGAAGTGCTTCCGGATGAACAAGCTCCAAATGCAATTAATGATTTGAGTGTGAGTGAATCTTCATCTACGAATGTGTTGCTGTCATGGACTAATACAGGTGATGATGGCTTGGTAGGCAGGGCGTCAGAAGTTCAGATTGCATATTCTCAAGAGCCTATAACTATTGAAAACTGGGATGCAGCAATAAAAATTTCAGGAATAACTCCAAATTTAAGTGGCGAGACTCAAGAGGCCGTTGTTACTGGCTTGTTCCCAAATACAACCTATTACTTTGCTGCTCGAGTGATAGATAACTCAGCACAAATTTCTGACTTATCTAACACATTAAGTGTTTTAACCGCTATGGGGCCAATATTAAGTGTTGCTCCACAAAGCATTGATGTTGTCACTTTATTGCCTGATGAGACATCACTAATAAATCTGTTAATAGGAAATGCTGGTGATGAGCGTTTGGAGTATCGAGCTGAATTAGTATCTGCAGCTTCTGCTCCTGTGGTGGCTAAATTGAATGCAAAGGGGTTGGATTTAAGTGAGTCAATTAGCAAAGGGCAAGTCGATACTCGTCAAGGAGAGGTTGTAATTAATGGTACAGGTGGTCCGGATGCTTATGGATATACCTGGTCTGATAGCAATGAAGGTGTCGCGTATGTATGGCAGGATATTGTAAATACGGGCACTTCATTTACATTGAGTGATGATAATGTCGTTGGTCCATATAACCTAGGGTTTGAGTTTGAGTTTTATGGTGAAAGCTATAATCAAATATGGGTGAGCTCAAATGGCTTTGTGTCGTTTGGTGCAATTGACCATGGCTGTTGCAGTGGTCAACCTATCCCAAGTGCGGATGGTTTTAATAATATCATTGCTTGGGCCTGGGATGATTTATATCCAACTGCTGGCTATACAGCTCATTACCTTTCTACTTCAGAGCAATTTATTGTTCAGTTCACTAATTATGGAGAGTTCGGAGATTCAGGGTCGATTACTGCTCAGGTTATTCTAAGTAAAAACGGCCGCATTAGATTACAGTATCAAAGCATAAATAATAACTTTGACATTAGTCGGCTGAGTATAGGTATTGAAAACGCTAATGGGACTGATGGACTTCAGGTCGCGTTTAATTCACCTTATATAGAAAATGAGTTGGCGATTGAGTTTTCTCAAAGTTTAGACTGGGTAAGTTTGAGTCAACCCACCAGTGGAATTGATGCTGGTTTTGAGGAGGCTCTAGAGATAGTTTTTGATTCTACTGATCAGGTGTTTGGTACTTATGAGGCTGAGTTACATATATTATCTAATGATGGTTCTCAGCCTGAAGTTGTTATACCGTTAAGAATGGATGTGGTAGAGCCGTTATAG